The Paenibacillus sp. YPG26 genome includes a window with the following:
- a CDS encoding DivIVA domain-containing protein has translation MQEDYERKLQDQKDLFRQLGIKLDALSIHEKEFPVKMRGYEKEDVDRLLDEVIIDYERFYDIITDLLDKYKEIQRRQAYWEEEKRALTAQKAKLENTNVVDRHLVDEGIRSLERSIEQFRLTIRREFDV, from the coding sequence ATGCAGGAAGATTACGAACGCAAGCTGCAGGATCAGAAGGATTTGTTCAGACAGCTTGGGATCAAGCTTGACGCGCTTTCTATTCATGAGAAGGAGTTCCCTGTGAAAATGAGGGGTTATGAGAAGGAGGACGTTGATCGGCTGCTGGATGAGGTGATCATTGACTATGAGCGCTTTTACGATATTATTACAGATCTGCTCGATAAATATAAAGAAATACAGCGGAGACAGGCTTATTGGGAGGAAGAGAAGAGAGCCTTAACCGCTCAGAAGGCCAAGCTTGAGAACACCAATGTAGTTGACCGTCATCTGGTTGATGAAGGAATTCGTTCCCTTGAGCGAAGCATTGAGCAATTCAGGCTTACTATTCGCCGGGAGTTCGATGTTTGA
- a CDS encoding general stress protein has translation MARNNDNNKMSREEAGRLGGEATAKNHDKEFYQEIGQKGGEATAKNHDSEFYQEIGQKGGEATSRNHDKEFYQEIGQKGGEARGNSDSDSSDGKMSREEAGRKGGEARARQRD, from the coding sequence ATGGCACGTAATAACGACAATAACAAGATGAGCCGTGAAGAAGCAGGACGCCTGGGTGGAGAAGCTACAGCAAAAAATCATGATAAAGAGTTCTACCAGGAAATTGGCCAAAAGGGTGGAGAAGCTACTGCTAAGAACCATGACAGCGAGTTCTACCAAGAGATTGGCCAAAAAGGTGGAGAAGCTACCTCAAGAAATCATGATAAAGAATTCTATCAAGAAATTGGTCAAAAAGGCGGCGAAGCCAGAGGGAACTCTGACAGCGACAGCAGCGATGGTAAAATGAGCCGTGAAGAAGCAGGCCGTAAAGGCGGCGAAGCACGCGCACGCCAACGTGACTAA
- a CDS encoding alpha-amylase family glycosyl hydrolase: protein MNKGTASKSVYKLPRWLAVAALLTGLLSGCSSSSAPDSGTAPSKTANEAPAAGPKTENQKSAASTLQQGSTVYYEIFVRSYADSNGDGIGDLNGITAKLDYLKDLGVGGLWLTPINPSPSYHGYDVTDHRAINPDFGTLADFDKLIQEAHQRDIKVIMDLVVNHTSKQHPWFVQSAKEKKSKFRDWYTWAEDQNKNPEGPSAASSGGAWHPLLGSHYLAAFSDSMPDLNFDNPEVRSEIEDIGRFWLSKGVDGFRLDAAKHIYEDLQSDRNEATTAKNVAWWQEFRSRMSEANPSVYLVGEVWEDSASSVAVYLDRAFDSGFNFGLAKLILNAATGEKDNNFAFTLKRTYDFYAQKSNGKFTDAVFLSNHDQNRVMSVLGGDTNHAKMAASILLTLPGNPFLYYGEEIGMKGSKPDEEIREPMQWYAAGKGAGQTTWEPAANNSGKDAPSVEGQLKDPDSLLNHYKELISWKKQIPALQGGNIDEYTQDNTSMMAYVRTSGKETVLVVHNLSGREQMTTLTGSPGVPAFKNILKTTNSASKLDGAKLHLPPYTTVIVTP, encoded by the coding sequence ATGAATAAAGGTACAGCTTCAAAATCAGTGTATAAGCTTCCTCGCTGGCTTGCCGTAGCGGCTCTGCTGACGGGTCTGTTATCTGGATGCAGCTCATCCTCAGCTCCTGATTCGGGCACCGCCCCCTCCAAGACAGCTAATGAGGCGCCCGCCGCAGGTCCTAAGACAGAGAATCAGAAGAGTGCCGCTTCAACGCTTCAGCAGGGCTCGACCGTCTATTATGAAATATTCGTCCGTTCTTATGCGGACAGTAATGGAGATGGAATCGGCGACCTGAATGGAATTACGGCCAAGCTTGATTATTTGAAGGACCTTGGCGTGGGAGGCCTCTGGCTTACCCCAATCAACCCTTCCCCCAGCTATCATGGCTATGATGTGACAGACCATAGGGCCATCAATCCGGACTTTGGAACACTGGCTGACTTTGACAAGCTCATTCAGGAAGCCCATCAACGGGATATTAAAGTGATTATGGACCTGGTGGTTAATCATACAAGCAAGCAGCACCCATGGTTCGTTCAGTCAGCCAAGGAGAAGAAGAGCAAGTTCCGGGACTGGTACACTTGGGCAGAGGATCAGAACAAGAATCCCGAAGGGCCCAGCGCAGCAAGCAGCGGCGGGGCATGGCATCCGCTTCTGGGGAGCCACTATCTGGCAGCCTTCTCGGACAGCATGCCGGATCTGAACTTTGACAATCCTGAGGTGCGGAGCGAGATCGAGGATATTGGACGTTTTTGGCTGAGTAAAGGGGTAGATGGATTCAGACTGGATGCGGCCAAACATATCTACGAGGATCTGCAATCCGACCGCAACGAAGCAACAACTGCCAAGAACGTCGCCTGGTGGCAGGAATTCCGCAGCCGAATGAGTGAAGCGAATCCAAGCGTCTACCTGGTTGGAGAGGTATGGGAGGATTCCGCATCATCCGTAGCCGTCTACCTGGACCGGGCCTTTGATTCAGGGTTTAATTTCGGGCTCGCCAAGCTGATCCTGAATGCCGCCACCGGTGAGAAGGATAATAACTTTGCCTTCACCCTTAAGCGTACCTATGACTTCTATGCACAGAAATCAAATGGTAAGTTCACCGATGCCGTGTTCCTCTCCAATCACGATCAGAACAGAGTAATGAGTGTACTCGGCGGTGATACCAACCACGCCAAGATGGCGGCATCCATCCTACTGACGCTTCCGGGCAATCCCTTCCTCTATTATGGAGAAGAGATTGGCATGAAGGGCTCCAAGCCTGATGAGGAGATTCGCGAGCCCATGCAGTGGTATGCAGCCGGCAAGGGAGCCGGACAGACAACCTGGGAGCCTGCCGCGAACAACAGCGGGAAGGATGCGCCAAGTGTAGAGGGCCAGTTGAAGGACCCGGATTCCTTACTGAACCATTATAAGGAGCTGATTAGCTGGAAAAAACAAATTCCCGCTCTGCAAGGCGGGAATATCGACGAATATACACAGGATAATACCAGCATGATGGCTTATGTAAGAACTTCGGGTAAGGAGACCGTGCTTGTGGTTCACAATCTATCGGGCAGGGAGCAGATGACTACACTTACAGGCTCTCCGGGTGTGCCGGCCTTCAAGAACATCCTGAAGACAACAAATAGCGCCTCCAAGCTGGATGGGGCGAAGCTGCACCTGCCTCCGTACACTACCGTTATAGTGACCCCGTAA